The DNA window ttgcccgaaaaacttgaatttctaaggctggacgtaaagtgctaatcgaatttcgacagatctatttaatttaacgtaattctcatataattcgggacgcgtacaatatgtttctataaagtttaggtgatataattaattaaaacattttttaaacaattattttgcccgaaaaacttaaatttctaaggctggacgtaaagtgctaatcgaatatcgacagatctatttattttaacgtaattctcatatagttcgggacgcgtacaatatatttctataaagtttaggtgatataattaattaaaacattttttaaacaattattttgcccgaaaaacttgaatttttaaggctacacgtcaagtgctaatcgaatatcaacagatctatttattttaacgtaattctcatatagttcgggacgcttacaatatgtttctataaagttcaggtgatataattaattagtacattttttaaacaattattttgcccgaaaaacttgaatttctaaggctggacgtaaagtgctaatcgaatatcgacagatctatttattttaacgtaattctcatatagttcaaGACgcctacaatatgtttctataaagttcaggtgatataattaattagtacattttttaaacaattattttgccccaaatacttgaatttttaaggctacacgtcaagtgctaatcgaatatcgacagatctatttatttaaacgtaattctcatatagttcgggatgcgtacaatatgtttgtataaagtttaggtaatataattaattaaaacattttttaaacaattattttgccccaaatacttgaatttttaaggctacacgtcaagtgctaatcgaatatcgacagatctatttattttaacgtaattctcatatagttcgggacgcgtacaatatatttctataaagtttaggtgatataattaattaaaacattttttaaacaattattttgctcgaaaaacttgaatttttaaggctacacgtcaagtgctaatcgaatatcgacagatctatttatttaaacgtaattctcatatagttcgggacccgtacaatatgtttctataaagtttaggtgatataattaattaaaacattttttaaacaattagtttgcccgaaaaacttgaatttttaaggctacacgtcaagtgctaatcgaatatcgacagatctatttattttaacgtaattctcatatagttcgggacgcgtacaatatgtttctataaagtttaggtgatataattaattaaaacattttttaaacaattattttgcccgaaaaacttgaatttctaaggctggacgtaaagtgctaatcgaatatcgacagatctatttattttaacgtaattctcatatagttccggacgcgtacaataattttctaaagagttcaggtgatataattaattaaaacattttttaaacaattattttgccccaaatacttgaatttttaaggctacacgtcaagtgctaatcgaatatcgacagatctatttattttaacggaattctcatatagtttgggacgcgtacaaactgtttctataaagtttaggtgatataattaattaaaaccttttttaaacaattattttgcccaaaaaacttgaatttctaaggctggacgtaaagtgctaatcgaatatcgacagatctatttattttaacgtaattctcatatagttcaaGACgcctacaatatgtttctataaagtttaggtgatataattaattacaacgttttttaaacaattattttgccccaaatacttgaatttttaaaactacacgtcaagtgctaatcgaatatcgacagatctatttattttaacgtaattctcatatagttcgggacgcgtacaatatgtttctataaagtttagatgatataattaattaaaacattttttaaacaattattttgccccaaatacttgaatttttaaggctacacgtcaagtgctaatcgaatatcgacagatctatttatttaaacgtaattctcatatagttcaaGACgcctacaatatgtttctataaagttcaggtgatataattaattagtacattttttaaacaattattttcccccaaatacttgaatttttaaggctacacgtcaagtgctaatcgaatatcgacagatctatttatttaaacgtaattctcatatagttcgggatgcgtacaatatgtttctataaagtttaggtgatataattaattaaaacattttttaaacaattattttgccccaaatacttgaatttttaaggctacacgtcaagtgctaatcgaatatcgacagatctatttatttaaacgtaattctcatatagttcgggacgcgtacaatatgtttctataaagtttaggtgatataattaattaaaacattttttaaacaattattttgcccgaaaaacttgaatttttaaaactacacgtcaagtgctaatcgaatatcgacagatctatttattttaacgtaattctcatatagttcgggacgcgtacaatatgtttctataaagtttagatgatataattaattaaaacattttttaaacaattattttgcccaaaaagcttgaatttttaaagctacacgtcaagtgctaatcgaatatcgacagatctatttattttaacggaattctcatatagtttgggacgcgtacaaactgtttctataaagtttagatgatataattaattaaaacattttttaaacaattattttgcccaaaaagcttgaatttttaaagctacacgtcaagtgctaatcgaatatcgacagatctatttattttaacggaattctcatatagttcgggacgcgtacaatatgtttctataaagtttaggtgatataattaattaaaaccttttttaaacaattattttcccccaaatacttgaatttttaaggctacacgtcaagtgctaatcgaatatcgacagatctatttatttaaacgtaattctcatatagttcgggacgcgtacaatatgtttctataaagtttaggtgatataactaattaaaacattttttaaacaattattttgcccaaaaaacttgaatttttaaggctacacgtcaagtgctaatcgaatatcgacagatctatttattttaacgtaattctcatatagttcgggacgcgtacaatatatttctataaagtttaggtgatataattaattaaaacattttttaaacaattattttgcccgaaaaacttgaatttttaaggctacacgtcaagtgctaatcgaatatcgacagatctatttatttaaacgtaattctcatatagttcgggacccgtacaatatgtttctataaagtttaggtgatataattaattaaaacattttttaaacaattagtttgcccgaaaaacttgaatttttaaggctacacgtcaagtgctaatcgaatatcgacagatctatttattttaacgtaattctcatatagttcgggacgcgtacaatatgtttctataaagtttaggtgatataattaattaaaacattttttaaacaattattttgcccgaaaaacttgaatttctaaggctggacgtaaagtgctaatcgaatatcgacagatctatttattttaacgtaattctcatatagttccggacgcgtacaataattttctaaagagttcaggtgatataattaattaaaacattttttaaacaattattttgccccaaatacttgaatttttaaggctacacgtcaagtgctaatcgaatatcgacagatctatttattttaacggaattctcatatagtttgggacgcgtacaaactgtttctataaagtttaggtgatataattaattaaaaccttttttaaacaattattttgcccgaaaaacttgaatttctaaggctggacgtaaagtgctaatcgaatatcgacagatctatttattttaacgtaattctcatatagttcaaGACgcctacaatatgtttctataaagtttaggtgatataattaattacaacgttttttaaacaattattttgccccaaatacttgaatttttaaaactacacgtcaagtgctaatcgaatatcgacagatctatttattttaacgtaattctcatatagttcgggacgcgtacaatatgtttctataaagtttagatgatataattaattaaaacattttttaaacaattattttcccaaaaagcttgaatttttaaagctacacgtcaagtgctaatcgaatatcgacagatctatttattttaacggaattctcatatagttcgggacgcgtacaatatgtttctataaagtttagatgatataattaattaaaaccttttttaaacaattattttgcccgaaaaacttgaatttttaaggctacacgtgaagtgctaatcgaatatcgacagatctatttatttaaacgtaattctcatatagttcgggatgcgtacaatatgtttctataaagtttaggtgatataattaattaaaaccttttttaaacaattattttgcccgaaaaacttgaatttttaaggctacacgtcaagtgttAATCGAATAACGACAGATCTAttcattttaacgtaattctcatatagttcgggacgcgtacaatatgtttctataatgtttaggtgatataattaattagaacattttttgaacaattattttgcccaaaaagcttgaatttttaaagctacacgtcaagtgctaatcgaatatcgacagatctatttcttttaacgtaattctcatatagttctggacgcgtacaatagttttctaaagaattcatgtgatataattaattaaaacattttttaaacaattattttgccccaaaacttgaattttgaagactaaacgtgaagtgctaatcgaatatcaacagttttatctatttcaacgcaattttcatatagttccggacgcgtacaatagttttctaaagagttcaggtaatataattaattaaaacatttcttaaacaattattttgtccgaaaaacttaaattttaaggACTGAACGTGaaatgctgttcaaatatcgacagttctatttatttttacgcagttctcatatatttCCGGatgcgtacaatagttttctaaaaaattccggtgatataattaattaatacatttgttaaacaattattttgccccaaaaacttgaattttgagggctagacgtgaaatgctaatcgaatatcgacagttttatttattttaacgcatttttcatatagttctggacgcgtacaattactttttaaaaatttacggtgttataattaattgaaacattttttaaacaattattttgctcggaaactttgaattttgagggctaaacgtgagatgctattcaaatatcgacagttttatttattttaacgtagttttcatatagttccggacgcgtacaataattttctaaaaactttttgtaatataattaatcaaaacattttttaaacaattattttgcccggagaacttgaattttgagggctagacgtgagatgctgttcaaatattgacagttctatttattttaacgcagttctcatatagttcaggacgcgtacaataatttttaaaaaagttacggtgatataattaattaaaacattttttaaacatcttgtggtcgtatattcgaaatatggtgagatgctattatgtgatgttggaagttagcatttcatttataaaaatttatttaaaatacgtaattcaacggaactattgttgaaacttATCAAGAattgtagaactatgctggatgcaattaattctgcagtatttttatgagatgctaaactttgagatgctaacttcacgcacgtttaatcggcatcgcggaaaagcgacaacaatacttcgagagatgcgagtatcgatgccatgccgTTTTTTAGAAAGGAGGATAAATGTGATGTATTTGGATACATCATGTAGTGCTACATTTatcaaagataatataaatacagtcCTATACAGTTAATATTCGTCTTCGGCTCCACTGCTCGTACTCATGTGGACAATAGTCGATTTCTGGCGCTTGTTgtataatatactataataacTTAATTACGTAATATGTAAATAGTTTGTATAGATTTTGGCTCGCAGCTTTATTTTCgcaaataaatctaaaaatcagcaataaacaaataacgaaagttataattaattatatatttttatgtcattaatatatacatataaacttcaaaaatataatatttccataaactaattataaaatacataaaagcTGCGAAGAATTAAATTGGTATGCTTCATTTGACACGCTATGCAACAATGGATTAAACTGCTTAATTCaggcaaaaatattatagttttcaaataaataaaatatataaaatataaaaagagaaatatgtatacatataatacaataaaaataaaataaaatttgaactgaCTCGGtatggaaaaatttttaatattttgtaataataataaaataataaaattaagatacattctaatttcttatacaaatatttaattaataattaatataatatccagatattttttcagataattttgtcttgcttaaaaaaattttaagtttttaaataaatgtaaatttgtaataaaaatctttataattttgcatttctttgtttcttgACTATTTTCACTTCAACTTTCTCATATATCCTATAATACTTATACAACTGCATACAACTGCAATATAGATGATTACGCAGAACTTATTGgatttcaagatatttttcaatttattttcggTTTCTGTTTTGTAGCGTTGCACAtggaattaataaaagtacaaattttGGATTTACTTTTGCTATATGTACAGAGATCGGTCTCATTTTAGTTTTCGCCTTAGAGTGCGTTCCACTTAACGCCCGCTACGCTCATGAGAGTTGCttatccttgtttaatatttaataaccaacaaggatgaaatgaTTCCACGGTCGTTGCGAGCTttaagtggaacgcacccTTAGTTGGCTACGTAGTTCATGTCTACGTTTCAATGTTTACAGAGGGCGTATTGTATTCGAGGATCATCTGAAATTGGGCCATCTTCCAGACTTTCCTTTGAGGTAACTTTGATAGTTTGATGTGATGTAGTACATGGGTTCATTCTGAGTTTATTGTATATAGTTTAGTGGATATGTGatattagttaactaataACAGATAATAGAGTCAGCAGAGAAGTTCGAGAAATTCCTCTCTGCTAATAGTAAGACATGACTAAATTGTCtttcaaattaatacaattaatattctttttaacatGTCGgtgaaaaaaggaaaaagtataatagagttgtatttatgattttatgatTTCTTTGTGATGCTTTGTTATAAAGTATTCAATTAAGTAGCATTTATGTAGAAAGACAAAATTGTGCAAATTTTTCCAACTTCTGTAAAACTGAATAGTGCAACATTTTTCAACCGTTTTGATATCAGATTTGAacataataatgtaacaataGTAATTATTCGATAGatgtttgttatttaatataataaaaaataattttgcagatTATGGAAACATCAAATAGATCAGCGGAACCTACTAAGGTTGCTGAGGAAAGTGAAGACGTAtgtatttgcaattttgtaaaacaggaaatgttttttgtttacaCCCATGTTTATTGGTTATAGATTAACTTGGCaaatgagaaattaattactgtctattatcaataaaacatAACAGAACTTATTACTAATTATCACGATCTTGTATccactttaacattatattaacataaatcatttatacTTCTATTTACAATTTCGTTGCACATAGTGTGATGAGGGTGTCAAAGGCTATGTGGAACCTAGATTTGAGTGTCCTATTTGTCTAACATGGCTGCGCAATCCAGTTTTAACATCCTGTGGTCATAAGTTTTGTTCTCAATGCATTCACACTTGGCTTAAGTAAGTttcatcttaatttttatgatttatcgacatttcattattgtatataaattgactagtcattgtaaattattaggaAAGAAGGCGCATGTTGTCCAGTTGATAGTCAACCTTTAAAATCTGAGGATCTCTTCCCAGATCTTTATACCACTAGAGAGATATCTCAGAAACGTACAAGTTGTATTTATCATCAATTCGGTTGTCAAGTAAAGCTATCTCCTGTAGATATGGAAACACATATCACTCAGTGCACCTATAAACAAGATCTTTTAAAACCACAAggtatattttatgtagttacaaatacacataaattatttcaattttcttttaacgtATTCTTGTAATTTTCTGACAGTAGAAAATAGAACTAATGCAATGTCTGTGGAGTCAAAATTGTGGGATCCacctttaaaaaatggaatacaAGTTGCAGATAAGGAAGAGCCTCCTCCTGATTGGCAACAATTGCTTAAGTAATccaaatatagttttataaatattaaatttttaacgtttgctgaaatacatatgaaagttatataaaatctatttgcagaaatttatatgaaagaataGTAATTTTGGAACAGGCAAATCGGGAGCTCTCTATAACAGTGTCTAATCAGAAAAATCAACTCGAAGCTATGTGTTTACGAAATTGTAATGGAGTTTACATATGGAGACTGAAAACGTTTCAAGAAAAACTTGATGCTATGATCAATGACCCtctaaaaatgttctatagtCCAGGTTTTTATACAAGCCCAAATGGATACAAGATCTGCGcaagaattaatatatcatcGAAGGATCccaattatttatcttttgttttacACATTATGAAATCAGAAAATGATGATGCTTTGGACTGGCCATTCAATGGCACAATGTTTTTTGCGTTAGTACATCCGCAAgattcgaaaaaaaatatatgtgaaaaAACGTCATCAAAACCAGATCTTGAGGCATTCCGAAAACCGTCGTGCGAATTGAATAAACGTAGCTTCGGTTATACGGAATTTATACCTATAAGCGATATAACCAATTTTTTGCTGCACGATACTTTGATTTTTAGAATAGAAGTTCACCCAATATGTTTAAGATACATAGTATAAACAATCTATAcactttatttaatgtatttttataatattgaatatttttatagcaagtatgtatatagaaattagaaatacctttataaaaatgtaatactgggcagtattaaattggttAGTAAAAGTACTGCTATTagtatttttcatacttaagaggatgctaaattgcccaaacttgatcgaggtcaataacgtagagtcattcgttaatttttgttcataaaaatatttgtttcaaaatacaaattatgtagcttatacgtataAATGAATGGTATCCCTCAGTTcagaatagattgaggaataagactatattcgtcaaattacgattagaAGCCATAGAAAAAAGTTACTTGtgtgatcaaattttattcatctaAGGGCTTTCACCAcagatttatgaaaatttaatcataCCAAAAACTTTCTTAcggtttttaattgtaatttgacgaatatagttttattcctcaatctattctgAAGTGAGGGATGCCAtttacttatacatataagctacgtaatttgtattttgaagcaaatatttttatgaacaaggataaacgaatgactctacattatcgacctcgatcaaatttgacaggcagtttagcatcctcttaaaataaaaaaataatgattactagccaataattttataagggtaacatcaaataattattatgaattaaaacggcataattaaactttcctaaataatttatatacataatatttgtgtGTACGCGGgcgtgtgcaaataaaattttgtcattcTTTACATGCAcaacatatatacaattacaGAATCACGAAATTAATTGACCAGTGTGTCCTCAGACGACTCACATATccaaaattagaataaaagatGACTTATTAGGCCGatattcatttctttttaaatttaaaattaaaatatacaatctCACTGTCATAAACCAATCATAAAGCCTTATTAGCTTTAAGAGAATGAGATAAATCCTaagaattgattaatatttacctTTTAAAGATGTCTATTGAATATTTGATTCAACGAATTTTTAAGAAGATCgtggaaaaaatattgctaaatatttttattttaaagtaaactaTTGTACAAAATTCACACAATACACATATGTTTGAGCTTAACTATTGAAATGCCAAAATGCAAAGAACAAGCGAAAAAAACTAACTGGTTGATTACACCCGCATTAatgttttctaattaaataacagTATCTTTCAGTATAATATTTAgcttaaagatatttttaaattgtttttaaaacatttagtgTTCAGATTTTTGACATAGTGCTGTTTGGCCTATTATATTGATGATTTAAACTGTTAAACTAGATGTTAACAATTGTGGTTTTATGCACGAATTAATGGCACTGATAATTTTTGTccataattaaacaattgaGAACTTACTAATGCTATAATGCGTGCGAGGAACTATTTTTTAGtactcaaaaataatttagaaaaatcaatataatagcACACTGTTCAGACAATTTGTGactatacatatacaaaatatgtaataatgtttgcatcaaaagttttataagtatgttattatttatttatcaaatttcaaaaagtaaaaaaaaacggataaaacaaagaattatttaaattgtacttaatatttattaaaaatgctaatttttaattttttgataatggCTATTTTACTAGAAGTTAATTCATTAGAAGTTCAAAGcaattgtaaatttacaaaacataacacattagaaaaagatactGAATTGTATTTTGACACTGTTTAgatactatttattatattttgtattcgttcattaataaattatttttctattatatttcatatataatcttttcaaatatatattaattattactaaaatattaattttatatgtacaggatatttcaatcaattgtgaatacatttgaaaaattgtcattttttggAGAGGTTGAGCGtgcgcgcacgtgtgtgtgtacatgtataataaatacataataataatattagaaaattaatgaaaacttttattaatagtataaaatcaagttttttattatttttttcgactTTTTAATCCTTGTGTGCAACACTTCATGAAAATTAAGTTGATGCACTATGGGGTGTGGAGCACCCCAGCATATTTTTTGCAACGCGTAAATTATGACGTATTAgaagttgaaaaaatttccgagtattttttgaattcaAATACGTCAAAAGATAAATCCAATGGTTTTcaaggaaaaaatttaattttaacatagtcaaagaaattattaaaaaattaatgattaaggAATTATTGAGACTTTTGCTGGGGTGACGTACACCCCAGGTTTGCACACAAAGGTTAGATAAACTAAGTAAaatagctaaaaataaaactgacaaaatatatgattacttcaaataaactttttgtagAGTTTAtcgtttcttcttctttctacgttagagagaaaaagaaaaaagatgaaTAATATTAGAGTAAAAGTTTAACTGATCAAAAATAGATTAttcattaaagtttattaaagaatataattttattatgtctaatgaaatattaatcttttatgatctatataggtAGCGTAGTTTATATGACATTTTATACATAGCTACGTAATTTACATAGTTTATGCGTAATGTAgactgttttattttatattttatgcctAAATCTTGGTTCTAAATCTTTCACGGAAGAGAACCAAAATTTATGAAcgggtgctttccatttacatGACTTTTGTGTTGACATTTGTATCAATTCAAGTTAGCTTAAGTCGATAACTCCATTAAATAGAAAGCACCGGCAACATTGCTTAATTATCGAAAGTATATAAAGTCATCCCAGTAAGCAAGAAACATTAAgccaacattttaaaatattaattttatgtcaatttttataacatttgaaCATAATgttttccaaatattttatatatattattttataatgtattttttaatatcatagaaacattttttaaacgttactTTAGATGATTTCttaatgttactttaacatttaatatcacagaaatatttttaaagcgtTACTTTAAATGATttcttaatgttattttaacattttatataatgttttataaatatttttttatatattattgtataatgtaTTTCATAAGTTGTGTACGCTCTAATCGAGTTCTGTGTATTGGTCACGGCTATCAATAATATCAGTTTACATCAATCTATAATCCAATTCGCCAATCCATTTGGTATTTCTGCTTAGcaagacacacacacacacacacacaaaagtattaaatcctttttagcaacaaattattcaacattcatgtattatattatgtatttctaGAAGCAAATTAACACCTGCCTCTGCAACATCTgattatattcttgttttgcaggaagataaaattaatgatttacatataataattaccttttttatctttctgcaGTCATTTGCAAAACAAGAATAATGACAGCAGAAGTAGTGGCTTACTTGTACATAGACTTTGTTGGTTATAGAATTaggttatttaattacatattaattaagaatatgtaTGTAGTATAAAAtcttaatcaatattataaattaatattgagattttatttaattttagctCTCTCTCgtagtgtattataataataaaataatatatattaatattaattaaaacaagttaattgtaaattgtttactataataaaaattaaatgttaagaataaaatattaaattaataaaatcgttGTTGCgccaatattaatttaatgatgaAATAACGTTAAAGCATATTTaagtatcatttatttaatgttattaagaaatttttcaaacttacaAGGAAAAACTTTGTACAACTTTATTTGGAACATTaagatatctatattttaatgttattagaatcttaaaattaatgtcaaagtttgtttataattatgttgatTACAACGTTAAAACTTACATATTTATCAacgttacatattattaaatattgttgtaataatgttatattaatgatTTCTTGCTTACTAGGATTTGCAATCGTCATaacttaattacttattatatactGCGCTACATCGCATGCGCTTGCGTAATAGTCTTCCTTATATGTGAAGGATAGAAAACTAAatagacta is part of the Monomorium pharaonis isolate MP-MQ-018 chromosome 2, ASM1337386v2, whole genome shotgun sequence genome and encodes:
- the LOC105835833 gene encoding uncharacterized protein LOC105835833, giving the protein MSLYKARRSSLRQSLAYKLLPRKTLIRPDRLKGRYLFRSAVRRVLQYMEWMVEEPVIEEISDDVTINIRLAQKKHKIEKKLLTLKDRSILLIKPSERSSADKAYIYDLITKFHAFTKQPQDLKENLAAVCIYQYLPADRVIVRQGRRAENLYFIMNGEVNVSQVTIDELTGDEKIVNVGIMHSGDMFGEIALLHTIPRTSTIITKTSTDLLLITRDDFDNILRDSLTKKWDVLRDALVHFNYFKWWDEKTVRECCILSKLKDFKPNEVLLGDGRGLVNYVHFILSGKCRLIEHMLIRERPSYHGMQYELYDSETLGPQPRRKSKKIIEPDELESNQFNKSILRSVETQDEVDRSSIVTTTLLDVRAYCIRGSSEIGPSSRLSFEIMETSNRSAEPTKVAEESEDCDEGVKGYVEPRFECPICLTWLRNPVLTSCGHKFCSQCIHTWLKKEGACCPVDSQPLKSEDLFPDLYTTREISQKRTSCIYHQFGCQVKLSPVDMETHITQCTYKQDLLKPQVENRTNAMSVESKLWDPPLKNGIQVADKEEPPPDWQQLLKNLYERIVILEQANRELSITVSNQKNQLEAMCLRNCNGVYIWRLKTFQEKLDAMINDPLKMFYSPGFYTSPNGYKICARINISSKDPNYLSFVLHIMKSENDDALDWPFNGTMFFALVHPQDSKKNICEKTSSKPDLEAFRKPSCELNKRSFGYTEFIPISDITNFLLHDTLIFRIEVHPICLRYIV